A region from the Catellatospora sp. TT07R-123 genome encodes:
- a CDS encoding carboxymuconolactone decarboxylase family protein, with protein sequence MQARMNNPAALLPDAVKGINLLYKAAHSAGLAKSTLELVHLRASQINGCSACVDSGARSMRKSGETDERLFAVAAWRETDYFTEAERAALELAEAATRLADRPDPVPDHIWEAAAKHFSEPELAALVLWIATTNFFNRINATTRQPAGQNWG encoded by the coding sequence GTGCAGGCACGCATGAACAACCCCGCGGCTCTGCTCCCCGACGCCGTGAAGGGGATCAACCTGCTCTACAAGGCCGCGCACTCGGCCGGCCTGGCCAAGTCGACGCTGGAACTGGTCCACCTGCGGGCCAGCCAGATCAACGGCTGCAGCGCCTGCGTCGACTCCGGGGCCCGGTCCATGCGCAAGTCCGGCGAGACCGACGAGCGGCTGTTCGCCGTCGCGGCCTGGCGCGAGACCGACTACTTCACCGAGGCCGAGCGGGCCGCGCTGGAACTCGCCGAGGCGGCCACCCGGCTGGCCGACCGGCCGGACCCGGTACCCGACCACATCTGGGAGGCCGCGGCCAAGCACTTCAGCGAACCCGAGCTCGCGGCGCTGGTGCTGTGGATCGCGACGACCAACTTCTTCAACCGCATCAACGCCACCACCCGCCAGCCCGCGGGCCAGAACTGGGGCTGA
- a CDS encoding sigma-70 family RNA polymerase sigma factor has translation MRDQDGLAGRFEQDRGRLRAVALRMLGSSAEADDAVQEAWLRLSRSDVAEVDNLSGWLTTVVGRICLDMLRSRSTRREDFLDDQTDDDLAPAATVAGTDPEQQTLLADSVGLALMVVLDTLSPAERLAFVLHDMFAVPFDEVAPVIGKSPDAARQLASRARRRVRGQAPDNAVEDQARRREVVEAFLSAAREGRFEALLTVLDPDVVMRSDAAAVRLGSAAEIHGASTLADYWNGKAADARVALLDGIVGAVWAPRGKVRVALSFTVTDGRITGIRLTADPERLTELDVAILN, from the coding sequence ATGCGGGATCAGGACGGGTTGGCCGGACGCTTCGAGCAGGACCGGGGACGGCTGCGCGCGGTGGCGCTGCGCATGCTCGGGTCGTCGGCCGAGGCCGACGACGCCGTGCAGGAGGCCTGGCTGCGACTGAGCCGGTCCGACGTCGCCGAGGTCGACAACCTCAGCGGCTGGCTGACCACCGTCGTCGGCCGGATCTGCCTGGACATGCTGCGTTCGCGCAGCACCCGGCGCGAGGACTTCCTCGACGACCAGACCGACGACGACCTCGCACCCGCCGCCACGGTCGCGGGGACCGATCCCGAACAGCAGACGCTGCTGGCCGACTCGGTGGGGCTGGCCCTGATGGTCGTGCTGGACACCCTTTCCCCCGCCGAACGGCTGGCGTTCGTGCTGCACGACATGTTCGCGGTGCCGTTCGACGAGGTGGCCCCCGTCATCGGCAAGTCACCCGACGCCGCCCGGCAACTGGCCAGCCGCGCCCGCCGCCGGGTGCGGGGCCAGGCACCTGACAACGCCGTCGAGGACCAGGCCCGCCGCCGCGAGGTCGTCGAGGCGTTCCTGTCGGCCGCCCGCGAGGGCCGCTTCGAGGCGCTGCTGACCGTGCTCGACCCGGACGTGGTGATGCGTTCCGACGCCGCCGCGGTACGGCTGGGCTCGGCCGCCGAGATCCACGGCGCGTCGACGCTCGCCGACTACTGGAACGGCAAGGCCGCCGACGCCCGCGTCGCGCTGCTCGACGGCATCGTCGGGGCCGTATGGGCCCCCCGCGGCAAGGTGCGTGTCGCGCTCTCCTTCACCGTGACCGACGGCCGGATCACCGGCATCCGCCTCACCGCCGACCCGGAGAGGCTCACCGAGCTGGACGTCGCGATCCTCAACTGA